The genomic segment TTTCCTTGAAGCTGGTGAAAACATTCACTTTCTATGTGgtcaaaatatttccacagaACACAGATGACATGATTCAGTCAGAACTTTGAATGTCTCACCTGAACTGCATCATGGTATCCAATCCAGGCCTCGTCATCATTCCCACCCTGCCGAATGATTTCCAGAATGAATGCGTTTTCCAGGTCACTGTGGATGGACACCAGATTCCCACCAAGAATGTTGCAGACGCTCTGATGGGGAAAAGAGAGTACAATGGTGATTTCACTCGCTTGAGCCATCAGACAAGCTATTCGGACTCTGGAACCAATTGTTGTCAGCTGAAAACAGATGGATCGTTGCTTGTAATAACAAGCAACTGGTTTAGAAGTACACCACGGCTATTGTGGAAAAGTCTTCCGTACCTCTGCGTCTGCAAAGGTTCTTCCCTCATCTTGGTACTGGTAACAGTGGCAGTCCAACCGAGTCCAGCCTTTGGGACAGCTGTTTTGTACTACACAATTGTTGATTCAGGGAGAAAACAAGAAATGTTCATTGAACGCTAACAAAGCGAAGAAATTGTTGATTTGAAGAAGTATGTTTGAAACACAGCAACAGACCTTGCACAAGATTGGTAGGCTTAGACCACTGTCAAGAAGAAAACGATGTTTTAGAAATCAGACTGGACAACACTGACTCAAACGAAGACAGCAATAAGTCAAACACAAaagtaaatataggtttaaGAGTTTGACTTACGACTCCAGTCAGCAGTCCACTGATCCCGCAAAGGAGGAACAACGAGCGAAGAGCGAAAGCCATCTGAAGAATGACAGAAAACGACTTGGTTTTAAACAATCAATAGCAGCGTTACTTTGTGCTAAGACGAAGCAGAAAAGCAGCAAACCTCGAAAAAGTCACGTCAAATGTAGTTTGAAAAGCAAGATATAAAATTGTGCGCTTACGTTTGTTGCCGTGATGTCGACTGCTGAAGGTAACGACGAGTAACCCTTTTATA from the Phycodurus eques isolate BA_2022a chromosome 1, UOR_Pequ_1.1, whole genome shotgun sequence genome contains:
- the LOC133412455 gene encoding lithostathine-1-alpha-like, which translates into the protein MAFALRSLFLLCGISGLLTGVWSKPTNLVQVQNSCPKGWTRLDCHCYQYQDEGRTFADAESVCNILGGNLVSIHSDLENAFILEIIRQGGNDDEAWIGYHDAVQEDDFLWTDGSDQDYTNFDVSGSEPDGTGDCVHMDESAGLWEDSVCSDEVAYVCIQDVINVKH